One genomic window of Pagrus major chromosome 22, Pma_NU_1.0 includes the following:
- the LOC141017564 gene encoding F-box only protein 30-like: protein MEEDHVHCLSCVNQRCMVRPQPGISCDLLTCPLVCGAVFHSCKLDEHHLMCPLMRVPCLNSGYGCPATLVRNQMSAHLEVCPAGVVCCTMEWNRWPISCLAYTSYESLSRGVEEVEQLDMALALQDQRTLLESLKVIAMAPTAEGEPLVSVRQENMATDLLTSAPTVIEPPPQSPSSHEPQPPPPGSAKERIVSGINGLNEEHFSKLYDATVETARSLVAALEFVSGANSVDSSTESANKDIQTNRLSSKGDHQSGLEDETPAAAEGLIKSEMEEQSVCSSCLRGNGDLKGTDEKILKATNGPLAGAEESSLETACPDMNAGVSQEPVSPPMASPVHVSQGVAQRAGHVVLEDRGLVLLENHGPERKFHNYQFFRGQGQYLLPNGRIGFIPERPLYRLRPKMEDKAVDTMDLEQDDDPMGLGEIDLITAALLFCLEESRECRRISDTVYVDGYRVDFGTQTFTFPAAILVTNTRVGDMASASACDHAAPQISYPSPFRTLRLGLVLEALEVEAVPHNRYLPNHPRYQHMFPFVCGQSFRRDQFSSHFTNVHGDIHAGLNGWMEHRCPLAYYGCTFSQRRFYPSTQGAKVIHDRHLKSFGVQPCPGAKIPGDSQSDQLSGLPIEILLHIAGFLDSFSLCQLSLVSRTMRDVCASLLQTRGIVDLQWERRPRPGAPGTVSWQIKNKVWRFSTAFSPVLSWGFADLPSMSNHLKKCQFNTVEHKTEPVPLPAMCTARDGQSLRRVLRHINT, encoded by the exons ATGGAGGAGGACCATGTTCACTGTTTATCCTGTGTAAACCAGAGATGCATGGTCAGACCTCAACCAGGCATCTCCTGTGATCTTCTCACCTGTCCTCTGGTGTGTGGGGCTGTATTTCACTCCTGCAAACTTGACGAGCACCATCTTATGTGCCCATTGATGAGGGTGCCCTGCCTCAACAGTGGCTATGGCTGCCCTGCCACCCTGGTCCGCAACCAAATGTCTGCACACCTTGAAGTGTGTCCAGCTGGAGTGGTGTGCTGCACTATGGAGTGGAACAGATGGCCCATTAGCTGTCTGGCCTATACCTCCTATGAGAGCCTGAGCCGtggtgtggaggaggtggagcagctggacATGGCACTTGCTCTTCAGGACCAACGTACACTACTGGAGTCCCTCAAGGTGATTGCCATGGCACCTACTGCAGAGGGAGAGCCACTTGTTTCTGTTAGGCAGGAGAACATGGCAACAGACTTGCTTACATCCGCGCCCACAGTTATTGAGCCACCTCCACAGTCACCATCTTCACATGAGCCCCAACCTCCTCCCCCAGGCTCGGCAAAGGAGAGAATTGTCAGTGGAATTAATGGTTTGAATGAGGAGCACTTTAGTAAACTGTATGATGCAACAGTTGAGACTGCGAGAAGCCTAGTTGCCGCTTTAGAATTTGTTAGCGGTGCCAACTCTgttgacagcagcacagagagtgCGAACAAAGATATACAGACAAATAGACTGAGCAGCAAGGGAGACCATCAGAGTGGACTTGAAGACGAaactcctgcagctgctgagggTTTGATTAAAAGCGAGATGGAGGAGCAAAGTGTTTGTTCTAGCTGTTTGAGAGGAAATGGGGATCTTAAAGGAACAGatgaaaagattttaaaagcAACAAATGGACCATTGGCAGGAGCAGAGGAGTCCAGTCTGGAGACAGCCTGTCCTGACATGAATGCAGGGGTTTCCCAGGAGCCAGTCAGCCCTCCAATGGCATCTCCAGTGCATGTCAGCCAGGGAGTGGCGCAGAGGGCTGGTCATGTGGTCCTTGAAGATAGGGGGCTAGTTCTTTTAGAAAACCATGGGCCTGAGCGCAAGTTCCACAACTACCAGTTTTTTAGGGGCCAGGGCCAATATTTATTACCAAATGGACGGATAGGATTCATCCCAGAGAGACCATTGTATAGATTGAGACCCAAAATGGAGGACAAGGCAGTGGATACCATGGACCTGGAGCAGGATGACGACCCCATGGGTCTGGGAGAGATCGATCTGATCACAGCAGCCCTGCTCTTCTGTTTGGAGGAGTCCAGAGAGTGTCGAAGGATCTCTGATACAGTCTATGTCGATGGCTACCGTGTAGACTTTGGCACACAGACGTTTACTTTCCCCGCAGCCATCTTGGTAACCAACACTAGAGTGGGTGACATGGCATCTGCGTCTGCATGTGACCATGCTGCCCCCCAGATCTCCTACCCCAGCCCTTTCCGCACTCTCCGCCTTGGCCTCGTCCTGGAAGCTCTGGAGGTTGAGGCGGTCCCACATAACCGCTATCTCCCTAACCACCCCCGCTACCAGCACATGTTCCCTTTCGTCTGTGGTCAGTCGTTCCGCCGGGACCAGTTTTCTTCCCATTTCACAAATGTCCATGGCGACATTCATGCTGGTCTCAATGGTTGGATGGAGCACCGCTGCCCCCTGGCATATTATGGCTGCACATTCTCCCAGCGAAGGTTTTACCCATCCACCCAGGGGGCAAAGGTGATTCATGACAGGCACCTCAAGTCCTTTGGGGTGCAGCCTTGCCCAGGGGCAAAGATTCCAGGTGACTCCCAGTCTGACCAGTTAAGTGGGCTTCCCATTGAGATACTTTTGCACATAGCTGGCTTCCTGGACAGTTTCAGCCTGTGCCAGCTGTCGTTGGTGTCACGGACTATGAGGGATGTGTGTGCCAGTCTCCTCCAGACCAGGGGCATAGTAGACCTGCAGTGGGAACGAAGACCACGCCCTGGTGCTCCTGGTACTGTGTCATGGCAGATCAAGAATAAA GTGTGGAGATTCAGCACCGCCTTCAGCCCAGTGTTGTCGTGGGGTTTCGCTGATCTGCCCAGTATGTCGAACCATCTTAAGAAGTGCCAGTTCAACACAGTGGAGCACAAGACGGAGCCTGTACCCCTTCCTGCCATGTGCACTGCGCGAGATGGACAGTCACTGCGTCGCGTCCTGCGTCACATTAACACCTGA